A single Anatilimnocola floriformis DNA region contains:
- a CDS encoding NAD(P)/FAD-dependent oxidoreductase produces MKNASTITPAAAAGSSWDVVVIGAGPAGTFSARQLALAGKRVLLLEKSSFPREKVCGGCVSWKATRLLQQQGLEPWSEQLKHGTADRLRLIAGGQSTCIPMAPVSIVSRATFDEYLVNAAVTAGAAFLCQTSAVIGERQAASRTIECREPQHGSFEIASKLVVAADGLSHSSLSRLHNLPDKVADVSHIGIGAIIHEDEAWLNEAGLAPGIVQMAVGRQGYVGLARSTAGQLHVAAAVAPALLAQESALNAVVANILTESGQLTWAERSRVTWCAANWSGTPRLSHRMHCVAADGVFVVGDSAGYVEPFTGEGIYWALQSAANLSSLLATAGTWSNGQAELEWQERHRKFLRTKTKTARLVTTLLRMPRLTRWSIRALNAMPRAAVLLAWLMNGCPSADQVSI; encoded by the coding sequence TTGAAGAACGCTTCTACCATCACTCCCGCCGCTGCTGCCGGGTCAAGCTGGGACGTGGTTGTGATCGGCGCGGGCCCAGCCGGTACGTTCTCCGCGCGGCAACTGGCGCTTGCAGGGAAACGCGTCTTGCTCCTGGAGAAGAGTTCTTTTCCGCGCGAAAAAGTTTGTGGCGGCTGCGTCAGTTGGAAGGCAACTCGGTTATTGCAGCAACAGGGCCTCGAGCCTTGGTCTGAACAGTTGAAACACGGAACCGCCGATCGCTTGCGACTCATCGCTGGTGGCCAGTCAACTTGCATTCCCATGGCCCCAGTGAGCATTGTCTCGCGAGCAACGTTCGACGAATATCTCGTCAACGCAGCCGTCACTGCTGGCGCCGCTTTCCTCTGTCAAACAAGTGCGGTGATCGGTGAACGCCAGGCTGCCTCGCGCACGATCGAGTGTCGTGAACCTCAACATGGATCCTTCGAAATCGCGTCTAAGCTGGTGGTCGCTGCCGACGGACTTTCGCACAGCAGTTTGAGTCGACTGCACAACCTGCCCGACAAGGTTGCCGATGTGTCGCACATTGGCATCGGAGCCATCATCCACGAGGACGAAGCCTGGCTGAACGAAGCAGGCCTTGCACCGGGAATCGTGCAGATGGCCGTTGGTCGACAAGGCTACGTCGGACTCGCGCGGTCCACTGCGGGCCAACTGCATGTGGCGGCTGCGGTTGCTCCGGCGCTGCTTGCTCAGGAATCGGCACTCAATGCTGTTGTTGCCAACATTCTGACCGAGTCAGGACAGTTGACTTGGGCCGAGCGTTCGCGCGTGACCTGGTGCGCTGCCAACTGGAGCGGCACGCCGCGGTTGTCGCACCGAATGCACTGTGTGGCGGCCGATGGCGTGTTTGTGGTCGGCGATTCGGCCGGCTATGTCGAGCCTTTCACCGGCGAGGGAATCTACTGGGCGCTCCAATCGGCTGCGAATTTGTCATCTTTGCTAGCGACTGCCGGTACTTGGTCAAACGGCCAAGCAGAGCTAGAGTGGCAAGAGCGACACCGAAAGTTTCTGCGCACCAAAACCAAAACGGCTCGCCTGGTCACCACGCTTTTGCGGATGCCAAGACTGACCCGTTGGAGCATTCGAGCTTTGAATGCCATGCCTCGGGCCGCGGTCTTGTTAGCTTGGCTGATGAACGGTTGCCCGTCGGCTGATCAGGTTTCGATATGA
- a CDS encoding response regulator, with amino-acid sequence MARTRIIVADDHAVLRSGLKLLINSQPDMQIVGEAGSHDEALRKARELKPDVMTLDLTMPGGTGVHVIESLSRECPQTRVVVLTMHDDAAYFRVAMAAGAFGYVVKQSADTELLDAIRCVARGKIYTQVLLAAASDRPAIAPAPPNGPTSLIDTLSEREREVLTMVAQGHTNQAIADRLDLSVKTVESYRARLMTKLGLHNRAELTQLAMEAGLLAGSGGQD; translated from the coding sequence ATGGCTAGGACTCGAATTATCGTCGCGGACGACCACGCCGTACTCCGCAGTGGGCTGAAGTTGCTGATCAACTCACAACCGGATATGCAGATTGTAGGCGAAGCTGGCAGCCACGACGAAGCACTGCGCAAGGCCCGCGAACTCAAGCCTGACGTGATGACTCTCGATCTGACCATGCCCGGCGGCACGGGAGTGCACGTCATCGAATCACTGTCACGCGAATGTCCGCAGACCCGTGTCGTGGTGCTAACGATGCACGACGATGCTGCCTACTTCCGGGTGGCGATGGCCGCCGGTGCGTTTGGCTACGTTGTCAAGCAGTCGGCCGATACCGAATTACTCGACGCTATTCGCTGCGTAGCGCGAGGGAAGATTTACACACAAGTTCTGCTCGCGGCAGCATCAGATCGGCCTGCGATCGCGCCAGCTCCGCCGAACGGACCGACAAGCTTGATTGACACGCTCAGCGAACGTGAGCGCGAAGTGCTCACTATGGTCGCGCAGGGACACACTAACCAGGCGATTGCCGATCGGCTCGACTTGAGTGTGAAGACAGTCGAATCGTATCGCGCGCGACTGATGACGAAATTGGGCCTGCATAATCGGGCCGAACTCACGCAACTCGCCATGGAAGCTGGCTTGCTTGCAGGCAGCGGCGGACAGGATTGA
- a CDS encoding methyltransferase domain-containing protein — MDQVDLPAADHRAALASLARLNWFSRSGQILAGPIRQTAAMHTGSRPLRVLDLACGGGDVLLSLARQMQRLGRKIEWTGLDISEVAVAHAREQVRRLDLPVEFIQADVLHGDWPRNCDVVMCSLFLHHLDETQALALLTRMGSEARQQVLINDLKRSRIGYVLAQAACRLLSRSSVVHYDGPVSVAGAFTIAEVQALAEQADLRQAKVESRWPQRWLLDWRRA, encoded by the coding sequence ATGGATCAGGTTGATCTGCCGGCCGCTGATCACCGCGCTGCACTCGCTTCGCTGGCACGCTTGAATTGGTTCAGCCGTAGCGGCCAGATTCTGGCCGGGCCGATTCGACAAACGGCAGCAATGCACACGGGGAGTCGGCCGCTGCGGGTTCTTGATCTCGCTTGTGGCGGCGGCGACGTGTTGTTGTCGCTGGCGCGGCAGATGCAACGACTGGGCCGGAAGATTGAATGGACCGGACTCGACATCAGCGAAGTGGCGGTAGCTCATGCCCGCGAACAAGTGAGGCGACTCGACTTGCCAGTTGAATTCATTCAGGCCGACGTGCTGCATGGTGATTGGCCGAGAAATTGCGATGTGGTTATGTGCTCGCTGTTTCTCCATCATCTCGATGAAACTCAGGCCCTCGCTTTGTTGACTCGCATGGGGAGTGAAGCCAGACAGCAAGTTCTGATCAACGATTTGAAACGGAGTCGCATCGGATATGTTCTAGCGCAAGCAGCTTGCCGGCTTCTCTCGCGGTCGAGCGTCGTGCATTACGACGGCCCGGTTTCTGTGGCAGGTGCCTTCACGATTGCCGAAGTTCAGGCCCTCGCCGAGCAGGCAGACTTGCGCCAGGCGAAAGTCGAGTCACGCTGGCCTCAGCGTTGGCTGTTAGATTGGAGGCGCGCTTGA
- a CDS encoding YceI family protein: MSRNRWTVGVVLALLGCGLVLHAVSAQQFAQPARQVRVGDVDLVNSRVYMLVGKTGLGHEHGVVGQLQSGHILLGQPQNAGELVFDMKSFAADDDAARKYVGLKGSTDNNTRQQVNDNMLGAAVLNVARFATAIYTIDSALPLQAQPGDKVAYYQFKGTLTLAGVARPVQLKCEVIPVGDAVRVRTGFLLKQTDYGIKPFSKAFGAVGVADEMKVYGELVIANK, encoded by the coding sequence ATGTCTCGCAATCGCTGGACGGTCGGCGTTGTTCTCGCTCTGCTCGGCTGTGGTCTCGTGCTGCACGCCGTGAGCGCTCAGCAGTTTGCTCAACCTGCCCGGCAGGTGCGCGTCGGCGATGTTGATCTCGTGAACAGTCGCGTCTACATGCTGGTCGGCAAAACCGGCCTCGGCCACGAGCATGGCGTGGTCGGACAATTGCAGAGTGGGCACATCCTGCTCGGCCAGCCGCAGAACGCCGGCGAACTCGTGTTCGATATGAAATCGTTCGCCGCCGATGACGACGCCGCGCGGAAGTATGTAGGCCTGAAGGGAAGCACAGACAACAACACCCGCCAGCAAGTGAATGACAACATGCTCGGTGCCGCGGTGCTGAATGTCGCTCGCTTTGCGACGGCGATTTACACCATCGACTCGGCGCTGCCGCTGCAGGCGCAACCCGGCGACAAGGTTGCCTACTATCAGTTCAAAGGAACGTTGACTTTGGCGGGCGTTGCTCGGCCGGTACAGTTGAAGTGCGAAGTCATTCCGGTTGGCGATGCCGTGCGCGTCCGCACCGGCTTTCTGCTCAAACAGACCGACTACGGCATCAAGCCCTTTTCCAAAGCCTTTGGTGCTGTGGGTGTGGCGGACGAAATGAAAGTTTACGGCGAACTCGTGATTGCCAACAAATAA
- a CDS encoding class I SAM-dependent methyltransferase, with amino-acid sequence MISIETVNKQSIQWHYDLSTVFYRVLWGPHIHHGLWSGDESSESAQLKLTQTLARLAQIPAAGCDVVDVGCGMGGSSIHLAKHFGCRVTGVTLSPVQRWWATAGALWHGMRSRTKFIAADAEKLTFAAESFDLLWSVECTEHLFDKAAFFAKAATWLRPGGKVAICAWLSKEDPCDAQDQHLLEDVCRGMLCPSLGSRRDYADWFAAAGLRLSHYEDWSDRVARTWKICQERVQRWRLQHVARIVDRSSVDFLEKFQTMIDAYARGSLRYGCLIAEKVAS; translated from the coding sequence ATGATTTCCATCGAGACGGTCAACAAACAGTCCATTCAGTGGCATTACGATTTGTCCACGGTCTTCTACCGCGTGTTGTGGGGGCCGCACATTCATCATGGCCTGTGGTCCGGCGATGAGTCGTCCGAGTCGGCTCAGTTGAAACTGACGCAGACGTTGGCGCGACTGGCGCAGATTCCCGCTGCGGGTTGCGATGTGGTCGATGTCGGTTGCGGCATGGGTGGCTCTTCGATTCACCTGGCGAAACACTTTGGCTGTCGCGTGACCGGCGTCACGCTCAGCCCCGTGCAGCGGTGGTGGGCGACGGCTGGCGCGCTGTGGCATGGCATGCGTTCGCGGACGAAGTTCATCGCCGCTGACGCAGAGAAGTTGACGTTTGCCGCCGAATCATTCGACTTGCTCTGGAGTGTGGAATGCACTGAGCACTTATTCGATAAGGCTGCTTTCTTTGCGAAGGCCGCGACCTGGTTGCGGCCCGGTGGCAAAGTGGCGATCTGTGCGTGGCTGTCGAAGGAAGATCCTTGCGACGCGCAGGATCAACACTTGCTGGAAGATGTTTGTCGCGGCATGCTCTGCCCATCGCTCGGCAGCCGCCGCGACTATGCCGATTGGTTCGCCGCTGCGGGATTGCGCTTGAGTCATTACGAAGATTGGTCCGATCGCGTTGCCCGCACTTGGAAGATTTGTCAGGAACGCGTGCAACGCTGGCGGTTGCAGCATGTGGCCCGGATTGTCGATCGGAGCTCGGTCGACTTTCTCGAGAAGTTTCAGACCATGATCGATGCCTATGCCCGCGGCTCGCTGCGGTATGGTTGCTTGATCGCTGAAAAAGTTGCGAGCTGA
- a CDS encoding heavy metal translocating P-type ATPase, producing the protein MPNSPATSSTSSIPPTAAKASPPIFGAIATAICAALGIVGAVFHSLEFSSAPTWSIAACVGAYLAGGLGPTANALAALRKRELNVDLLMILAAIGAATIDDWLEGVVLLFLFSLSGTLEAFAMYRTTRSIESLIQLLPREAMLVQLGVADDKRVPVEFLQIGDVIRVRPGERFAVDGVVTDGETWADEATLTGESEPIHKPLGATVFSGTINGQGSVLVRMTKAVADTTLERIVKMVQESQAQKTPTQRFVESWQQPYVMGVLLVATLVFVGAKIVHTASWYDAFYHAMVILVAASPCAVVVSAPAVLLSAIARAGRHGVLFKGGIHLESLGQVDVIAFDKTGTVTIGKPGVTEIWTPAGVDVARLLSLVATVEQRSEHPLGVPVVDEARKRGVGLSESPLGDFHSHTGLGVHARIDGIWVGAGREGLFETHGIQVPGALAEQAQRIREAGQTALLIVTDQESLCGIIGVADQIRPEAMMTMDALKRLGIRKIVVLTGDHERVARSIAATLHADDVRAGLMPDQKVVELRRLAENGGMVAMVGDGVNDAPALAAASVGIAMGGAGTDVALEVADVVLMRDDLRALPLAVWISHLARRRVRQNMIFAFSMIAVLVISTFFDLPLWLGVLGHEGSTVIVVFNGLRILWEKTPKFT; encoded by the coding sequence TTGCCAAATTCGCCTGCCACCAGTTCCACTTCTTCCATCCCACCAACTGCCGCGAAAGCTTCGCCGCCGATATTCGGAGCCATCGCAACCGCCATTTGTGCGGCATTGGGAATTGTCGGCGCTGTTTTCCACTCGCTGGAGTTTTCGAGCGCGCCGACATGGTCAATCGCGGCCTGTGTCGGCGCCTACTTGGCGGGCGGACTAGGGCCGACCGCCAATGCACTGGCTGCGTTGCGGAAACGCGAACTCAATGTCGATCTGCTGATGATTCTCGCCGCGATTGGTGCAGCCACGATTGACGATTGGCTGGAAGGGGTGGTGCTGCTCTTTCTGTTCTCACTTAGCGGCACCCTCGAAGCGTTTGCCATGTATCGGACGACTCGTTCCATTGAGTCACTCATTCAACTTCTACCACGCGAAGCCATGTTAGTGCAGCTAGGCGTTGCCGACGATAAAAGAGTCCCCGTGGAATTTCTGCAAATTGGCGATGTCATTCGGGTCCGACCCGGTGAACGCTTTGCGGTCGATGGCGTGGTAACTGATGGAGAGACTTGGGCAGACGAAGCGACTTTGACCGGCGAGAGCGAACCAATCCACAAGCCGCTCGGCGCGACGGTGTTTTCCGGCACGATCAACGGCCAGGGAAGTGTGCTGGTGCGAATGACGAAGGCGGTTGCCGACACCACGCTGGAGCGGATCGTCAAGATGGTGCAGGAATCGCAGGCGCAAAAGACGCCGACGCAACGCTTTGTCGAATCATGGCAACAGCCGTATGTGATGGGCGTCCTGCTCGTTGCGACGCTCGTGTTCGTAGGTGCCAAAATCGTACACACGGCCAGTTGGTACGATGCGTTCTATCATGCGATGGTGATACTCGTAGCAGCTTCCCCCTGCGCGGTGGTGGTCAGCGCACCCGCGGTTCTGCTCTCGGCGATTGCGCGGGCCGGCCGGCATGGAGTGCTCTTTAAAGGGGGCATTCACCTGGAGTCGCTGGGACAAGTCGATGTGATTGCCTTCGATAAGACCGGGACCGTGACGATTGGCAAACCGGGTGTCACGGAAATTTGGACTCCGGCGGGTGTCGATGTGGCTCGGTTGCTCAGCCTGGTTGCGACCGTTGAACAACGTAGCGAGCATCCGTTAGGAGTACCGGTCGTCGATGAAGCCCGCAAACGCGGAGTGGGTTTGTCGGAATCGCCGCTGGGAGATTTTCACAGCCACACGGGCCTCGGCGTTCATGCCCGGATTGATGGAATCTGGGTTGGCGCCGGCCGCGAGGGACTGTTCGAGACTCATGGCATTCAGGTTCCTGGGGCGCTCGCCGAACAGGCACAACGCATCCGCGAAGCTGGGCAGACCGCCTTGCTGATTGTGACCGATCAGGAATCGCTCTGCGGCATCATCGGCGTGGCTGATCAGATTCGTCCGGAAGCTATGATGACTATGGACGCGCTGAAGCGCCTGGGAATTCGCAAGATCGTGGTTCTGACCGGCGATCATGAGCGAGTTGCCCGCTCGATTGCAGCCACGTTGCATGCAGATGACGTTCGCGCGGGCTTGATGCCCGATCAAAAAGTCGTTGAACTCCGCCGGCTCGCCGAAAATGGCGGAATGGTGGCCATGGTGGGTGACGGGGTCAACGACGCCCCTGCGTTGGCCGCAGCGAGCGTGGGAATTGCGATGGGAGGTGCTGGCACGGACGTCGCGTTAGAAGTGGCCGATGTGGTGCTGATGCGAGATGACTTGCGAGCGCTGCCGCTCGCCGTTTGGATTAGTCATCTGGCCCGCAGACGCGTTCGCCAGAACATGATCTTCGCGTTTTCGATGATCGCGGTGCTGGTGATTTCAACGTTTTTCGATCTACCCCTGTGGTTAGGCGTATTGGGGCATGAAGGGAGCACAGTAATCGTGGTTTTCAACGGCTTGCGGATTCTCTGGGAGAAGACGCCAAAGTTTACTTGA
- a CDS encoding sensor histidine kinase, whose translation MPTRQNLELDTIRPLRLFVIILVLLFTIEVLVMLVLPHLLPHDGTKIVEALIDACLLTGVLAPLLWYLIVKPLQKLAATRQRLLALTLSAHESERGRNARDLHDSVGQSLTGLMIGLKTMESLTQIAALQQQARELRQIGSDMHDEIRRLARGLRPAVLDDLGLVPALERLVEDLAASHQIEATFERDCEQGARLPDDLQTAVYRIVQEAATNAVRHGKAKHVQIKLTCSPRKLTIAVSDDGVGFEVAAALRLDQVNSPFGLLSIHERAGLLGGEAQITSQPGRGTQIRVTFPLQELVASDG comes from the coding sequence TCTCGAACTGGACACCATCCGACCTCTGCGGCTGTTTGTCATCATCCTGGTGTTGCTGTTCACGATCGAAGTCCTGGTGATGCTGGTTCTGCCGCATCTCCTGCCACACGATGGGACAAAAATCGTCGAGGCACTCATTGACGCTTGTTTGCTGACCGGCGTGCTCGCGCCGTTGCTCTGGTACCTGATTGTGAAGCCGCTCCAGAAACTTGCGGCAACCCGCCAGCGACTGTTGGCGCTCACTCTGTCCGCCCACGAGAGCGAACGCGGGCGCAATGCCAGGGATTTACACGACAGCGTGGGGCAATCGTTGACCGGCCTGATGATCGGTCTAAAGACAATGGAAAGCCTGACACAGATAGCCGCTTTGCAACAACAAGCGAGGGAATTGCGCCAGATTGGGAGTGATATGCACGACGAAATCCGTAGGTTAGCCCGGGGATTGCGTCCGGCCGTGTTGGATGATCTAGGGTTGGTTCCAGCCCTGGAGCGCCTGGTTGAAGATCTCGCAGCCTCGCACCAAATCGAAGCCACGTTCGAACGCGATTGCGAGCAGGGAGCCAGGCTGCCCGACGACCTGCAAACGGCCGTATATCGCATCGTGCAGGAAGCAGCTACCAATGCAGTCAGGCACGGTAAGGCAAAGCACGTGCAAATTAAACTGACTTGCAGTCCACGAAAGCTGACGATTGCAGTTTCCGATGATGGTGTGGGCTTTGAGGTCGCTGCAGCGCTGCGGCTGGATCAAGTGAATAGCCCTTTCGGTCTGTTGAGCATTCACGAGCGGGCTGGATTGTTAGGAGGGGAAGCTCAGATCACTTCTCAGCCTGGCCGGGGAACTCAGATCCGAGTGACCTTTCCTTTGCAAGAATTGGTGGCAAGCGATGGCTAG
- a CDS encoding type III polyketide synthase: protein MTLGITGLGLATPRYQISQRDAAELTSDFSCDSAEQRDLMSLIYRHSGVQTRGSVLLHAAAGSLAEREIFFQPRQHPLDRGPGTAARMQIYQREALPLALHAARHALSEADCAARDVTHVVVASCSGFSAPGIDIGLVQQMKLRPTTKRTLIGFMGCHGGFNALDVASSILNADNTAVVLVCAVELCSLHHFYGWDVEKVVANALFADGAGAAICQVGSPDEQLRIVRQGSVLIDNTAEAMTWNIGDYGFEMTLSQEVPAIIERHAGDWLTNFLAQEGLTLDSVGSWAIHPGGPRILDACRKSLGLAEEKLSTCREVLAEHGNMSSATIFFVLDRLRKQPAPRPIVALGFGPGMSVEAMVID from the coding sequence ATGACTCTGGGGATTACAGGCCTCGGCCTGGCTACGCCGCGATATCAGATTTCTCAGCGCGATGCGGCAGAACTTACCAGCGACTTCTCGTGCGATTCTGCCGAGCAGCGCGATTTGATGTCACTCATCTATCGCCATTCGGGAGTGCAAACTCGCGGGAGCGTCTTGCTGCACGCTGCGGCCGGCTCGCTCGCTGAGCGGGAAATCTTTTTTCAGCCGCGACAACATCCGCTCGATCGCGGCCCGGGCACTGCGGCCCGCATGCAGATCTATCAGCGTGAAGCACTTCCCCTGGCCCTGCACGCCGCGCGGCACGCCCTCAGCGAAGCCGATTGTGCTGCCCGCGACGTCACGCATGTGGTCGTGGCGTCCTGCAGCGGTTTTAGTGCCCCGGGCATCGACATCGGCCTGGTGCAACAGATGAAACTACGGCCGACAACCAAGCGAACCCTCATCGGCTTCATGGGATGTCACGGCGGCTTCAATGCCTTGGATGTGGCCTCGTCGATTCTGAATGCCGACAACACGGCGGTTGTGCTGGTGTGTGCAGTCGAACTTTGCAGCCTGCATCATTTCTACGGCTGGGATGTCGAAAAGGTCGTCGCCAACGCCCTGTTTGCCGATGGCGCGGGGGCCGCGATCTGCCAAGTCGGTTCGCCTGACGAGCAACTCCGCATCGTGCGGCAAGGTTCGGTGCTGATCGACAACACGGCAGAAGCCATGACCTGGAACATCGGCGATTACGGTTTCGAGATGACCCTATCGCAAGAAGTCCCCGCGATCATCGAACGCCACGCTGGCGACTGGCTGACAAACTTCCTCGCCCAGGAAGGACTGACGCTGGACAGCGTCGGCAGTTGGGCCATTCATCCCGGTGGCCCGCGCATCCTCGACGCCTGTCGCAAATCGCTCGGGCTGGCCGAAGAGAAACTATCCACCTGCCGCGAGGTCCTCGCCGAGCATGGCAACATGTCCTCAGCGACGATCTTCTTTGTCCTCGATCGCCTTCGCAAGCAACCGGCCCCGCGACCCATCGTGGCCCTCGGTTTCGGCCCTGGCATGAGTGTCGAAGCCATGGTGATCGACTAG
- a CDS encoding methyltransferase family protein has protein sequence MSALPQATAITARWGGILFGLGTHALFGLTVWRLFLFLQSPADGLWAGNQATNLLLSLLFVVPHSLLLHPSIRDRLTWIAGPFYGCFYTLVTIACLWCCFLGWRKDPLVLWQVPGVAAYMIQACFLGSWVALFYSIRLTGFGWQTGWTPWLAWFRGEPPPRRGFNPTGAYRYFRHPVYLSFLGLLWFSPVMTLDRAILVGTWTVYIFAGSLLKDQRLHFYLGDRYRDYQQQVPGYPLLGFGPWGRLAKDEEKPSTADAAVHTKPAAEVHRRAA, from the coding sequence ATGAGCGCTCTGCCACAGGCCACGGCGATCACTGCACGCTGGGGAGGAATTCTCTTCGGCCTGGGAACGCATGCTCTGTTCGGCCTCACCGTCTGGCGGTTGTTTCTCTTTCTGCAATCGCCGGCCGACGGCCTCTGGGCCGGCAACCAGGCGACTAACTTGCTCCTATCGCTACTGTTTGTCGTTCCCCACAGCCTGCTGCTGCACCCATCGATCCGCGACCGCCTGACTTGGATTGCCGGTCCGTTCTATGGCTGCTTCTACACGCTGGTGACCATCGCTTGCTTGTGGTGCTGCTTCTTGGGCTGGCGAAAAGATCCGCTCGTCCTCTGGCAAGTGCCAGGAGTCGCGGCATACATGATTCAAGCTTGCTTCTTAGGATCGTGGGTCGCCCTCTTCTACAGCATTCGATTGACCGGCTTTGGTTGGCAGACCGGCTGGACTCCGTGGCTGGCCTGGTTCCGAGGGGAGCCACCGCCGCGCCGCGGTTTCAATCCGACAGGCGCGTATCGCTACTTCCGCCATCCCGTTTATCTCAGCTTCCTCGGCCTACTCTGGTTCTCGCCCGTAATGACGCTCGACCGGGCCATCCTGGTCGGTACATGGACGGTGTATATCTTCGCGGGAAGCCTGCTCAAAGATCAGCGGCTGCACTTCTACCTGGGTGACCGCTACCGTGATTATCAGCAGCAAGTCCCCGGCTATCCCTTGCTTGGCTTTGGCCCGTGGGGAAGACTGGCGAAAGATGAAGAGAAACCAAGCACAGCTGACGCGGCCGTGCACACGAAGCCTGCAGCAGAAGTTCACCGTCGCGCTGCATGA
- a CDS encoding ABC transporter permease — protein MQLVIRNLAGRQVHAALTILTLAIAVAATILLFGAAWGFADASTASLEGRGVDIVVTRSGVVERANSSLRADQAHILSKLPGVAAVDGTLQETVSLKTKGIADHPHLLLGQDPRGFTLQSLQIQAGQTLAAEDRGCVLIGVGLAESLAEKLNESIEIEGRKFRIAGIFLSENPVETNLLIAPLADLQELMDRLGQVTQFEVQVDKSHANADVIRALCQQIEALRDDADQSLGLQALPVREFVGSGTRNRLATAMAWGTTSIAMVLASLGILNTLLVSVQERTREIGVLRALGWPRTRVLRMILLESFALGLLAIVSGAVLAVFTAVIISRFPAIREITGPLITWQALLCGAVPAAVAILLGGFYPAWHAASIPATEALRYE, from the coding sequence GTGCAACTTGTGATTCGAAATCTGGCCGGGCGACAAGTGCACGCAGCGCTGACCATTTTGACCCTCGCCATCGCGGTCGCGGCGACCATTCTGCTGTTCGGTGCCGCCTGGGGTTTTGCCGACGCTTCGACGGCGTCGTTGGAGGGACGCGGAGTCGATATCGTGGTAACGCGTTCCGGCGTTGTAGAGCGGGCAAACAGCAGTTTACGAGCCGATCAGGCACACATTTTGAGCAAGCTCCCTGGCGTCGCCGCCGTCGATGGCACGTTACAGGAAACGGTATCGCTGAAGACCAAAGGTATTGCCGATCACCCGCATCTGCTACTGGGGCAAGATCCGCGCGGCTTCACTCTGCAGTCTTTGCAGATTCAAGCGGGGCAAACACTGGCGGCCGAGGACCGCGGCTGCGTGCTGATTGGCGTGGGACTCGCTGAATCGCTCGCCGAGAAGTTGAACGAGTCGATTGAAATCGAGGGGCGAAAATTTCGCATAGCCGGAATTTTTCTCAGCGAGAATCCGGTCGAGACCAATTTGCTCATTGCGCCGCTAGCCGATTTGCAGGAACTGATGGATCGCCTAGGGCAGGTGACTCAGTTCGAAGTGCAAGTTGATAAGTCACACGCAAATGCCGATGTGATTCGCGCGCTGTGTCAGCAGATCGAAGCTTTGCGTGATGACGCCGATCAATCGCTGGGACTGCAAGCGCTGCCGGTGCGCGAATTCGTCGGCAGCGGCACACGTAATCGGCTGGCAACCGCGATGGCTTGGGGAACTACTTCGATCGCGATGGTGCTGGCGAGTTTGGGGATTTTGAACACGCTGCTGGTTTCGGTTCAGGAGCGGACGCGCGAAATCGGCGTGCTGCGGGCCCTCGGTTGGCCGCGAACCAGAGTGCTGCGGATGATTCTGTTGGAGTCGTTCGCGCTGGGACTGCTGGCGATTGTGAGTGGCGCGGTTTTGGCAGTGTTTACTGCGGTGATCATCTCGCGCTTTCCGGCAATTCGCGAAATCACTGGGCCATTGATCACCTGGCAAGCATTGCTCTGCGGCGCAGTGCCGGCCGCGGTTGCGATTCTGCTCGGCGGTTTTTATCCTGCCTGGCATGCGGCGTCGATTCCAGCCACGGAGGCACTTCGCTATGAGTGA